The Rissa tridactyla isolate bRisTri1 chromosome 16, bRisTri1.patW.cur.20221130, whole genome shotgun sequence genome includes a window with the following:
- the RER1 gene encoding protein RER1 isoform X2, producing MSEGDSIGESVHGKPSVVYRFFSRLGQIYQSWLDKSTPYTAVRWIVTLGLSFIYMIRVYLLQGWYIVTYALGIYHLNLFIAFLSPKVDPSLMEDSDDGPSLPTRQNEEFRPFIRRLPEFKFWHSATKGILVAMACTFFEAFNVPVFWPILVMYFIMLFCITMKRQIKHMIKYRYIPFTHGKRKYKGKEDVGKTFAS from the exons ATGTCAGAAGGGGACAGTATTGGTGAGTCTGTGCATGGAAAGCCTTCTGTGGTCTATAGATTTTTCTCAAGACTTGGACAG ATCTACCAGTCCTGGTTAGACAAATCTACTCCATATACTGCAGTGCGATGGATTGTAACTTTGGGTCTGAGTTTTATCTACATGATTAGAGTTTATTtactgcag GGTTGGTACATTGTGACATATGCCTTGGGAATCTACCATCTAAATCTCTTCATAGCTTTCTTATCGCCAAAGGTAGACCCCTCTTTAATGGAAGATTCAG atgatgGTCCTTCCTTACCTACAAGGCAAAATGAAGAATTTCGGCCTTTCATTAGAAGGCTCCCAGAGTTTAAATTCTG GCACTCTGCCACTAAAGGAATCCTGGTTGCTATGGCATGTACGTTCTTTGAGGCTTTCAATGTTCCTGTTTTTTGGCCAATCCTTGTGATGTACTTCATTATGCTATTTTGTATCACGATGAAGAGGCAAATCAAG CACATGATAAAGTACAGATATATACCCTTCACACACGGCAAGAGGAAATACAAAGGGAAAGAAGATGTGGGAAAGACCTTTGCTAGCTAG